CATGTGATCCGCTGGGATCTCTGTGATGTCACGTGGTCCGACATATGTTTCTTCTCCGAATTCCTTCGTGATGACACAGTCGACAGGCATGAGGAACTTAACGCCTTTTTCTTCTGCTTTTTTCATGAATTCCTTCGCTTGGTCGATTTTGTCGACCTCAAGAAGTGAAGTACCGACTTCGATACCACGAGCTGTGAGGAACGTGTACGATAAGCCGCCACCGATGATCAACGTATCGACGATGTCGAGTAAGTGATCGATGACACCGATTTTATCCGCAACTTTCGAACCACCGATGATTGCCGTGAACGGGCGATCTGGGTTAGAAAGAGCTTTACCGAGAACTTGAAGTTCTTTTTCGATGAGAAGACCGGCAACTGCTGTGTCGACATGGTGTGCGATACCTTCTGTCGATGCGTGTGCACGGTGTGCTGCGCCGAACGCGTCGTTGACGAAGACGTCAGCGAGTTTCGCGAATCCTTTAGCGAGCTCTTCGTCATTTTTCGTTTCGCCAGAATAGAAGCGGACGTTCTCTAAGACGACGACATCGCCGTTTTCGAGTTTGCTGACTGCTTCTTCTGCAACTGGACCGTATGCTTCTTCAACGAGCTTGATGTCTTTACCAAGCAATTCGCTGAGGCGTGCTACGACTGGTGCAAGTGAGAACTCAGGGTTTTTTTCGCCTTTTGGACGACCCATGTGGCTAGCGAGAATGACTTTTGCTCCGCCTTCGATCAAGTGTTTGATCGTTGGGAGTGCAGCACGGATCCGTGTGTCATCCGTGATTTTACCGTCTTCCAACGGTACGTTGAAATCCACGCGTGTAAATACGCGTTTTCCTTGTACATCGATGTCGCGAATCGATTTCTTATTCATAC
This region of Exiguobacterium acetylicum DSM 20416 genomic DNA includes:
- a CDS encoding phosphoglycerate kinase: MNKKSIRDIDVQGKRVFTRVDFNVPLEDGKITDDTRIRAALPTIKHLIEGGAKVILASHMGRPKGEKNPEFSLAPVVARLSELLGKDIKLVEEAYGPVAEEAVSKLENGDVVVLENVRFYSGETKNDEELAKGFAKLADVFVNDAFGAAHRAHASTEGIAHHVDTAVAGLLIEKELQVLGKALSNPDRPFTAIIGGSKVADKIGVIDHLLDIVDTLIIGGGLSYTFLTARGIEVGTSLLEVDKIDQAKEFMKKAEEKGVKFLMPVDCVITKEFGEETYVGPRDITEIPADHMSLDIGPKTVELYAEAIKNSKLVVWNGPMGVFELDKYANGTKGVAQALADSDAYSIIGGGDSAAAAEKFGLADKMSHISTGGGASLEFMEGKALPGVEALNDK